One window of Bacillus alkalicellulosilyticus genomic DNA carries:
- a CDS encoding M14 family metallopeptidase — protein sequence MKKIVIILLALQLFIGPNVVLAEGLIESEAIIESSTSNGVSSDEVEVDIEPVADIKAEEVDLLESKNVEILEAPTAEELLAFAASQHSSSDRIREYIKGYQLFPSDNRFVIGINDSVISLLRWARQQHQDGRFDTAIGRYEYILEAPQLEDHLRLETEVRLKFAKQLKQVPTADRMNILARNEGTSSARLSFYIEGHIIYPTDNRFVNGINSNARSLLNWASQQHVNGRFDVAIGRYEFILEAPSVVTNIREETINRLRYAEEGKYPPELLYEAAMSQSTSSARLELLFEGYQMFPQDKRFEQGIHTNVRSLLNWTIRQHGDSKFEVAVGRYEYILSSPVLEEGIRIEVDTRLKYALENKLIPTANQLNTMARNETTSSARLAMYIEGHLLYSNDSRFVNGINSNVRSLLNWASQQHIDGRFEVAIGRYEFILAAPSVWRSLRQETERNLNYAKKEKYPPDLLYDIAMSQSASSARLELLIEGYHMYPDDKRFEQGILTNIRSLLNWTVRQHADGRYDVAIGRYEFILSSPVLEKEVKEEVEIRLKYAGSGKRIPTANQFNTLAANEVTSSGRLLLYVEAYTLYPSDRRFIEGINSSASSLLRWASQQHNLERYDTAIGRYQVILQSPRLRKEIERETRIKLSYAEEGKKIPTASQLLQRASNETTSSARLELYGDGYLLYPGDESFLEGIADSARSLLKWTESRQRLGEFDRAVDRYLFIAQTQGVPRGVQSLANHRLQQAKNGIRTDNAKKVVNAKVQNYSYEQMRKDIQSLQAMYPYLVETRVIGKSLDNRNIYAVKLGHGETEVFFNASNHAREHMTTNVVMKMMDEYAFAYSTANSFNGYDVRKVLDQTSIWFVPMWNPDGVTLVQQGPQALSSKLAQEAIRINGGSRNFSGWKANARGVDLNRQFPALWNTITDNPGRPSPSHYKGPKPLSEPEVIAVYNFVLSRDFKTAVSYHSSGEVIYSRQPGHVALLVSRKTGYPIIDLTRSTSGGGFSDWFVLFHKKPGITPEISPFVGPRPVPVSNWDRVWRQNDTVGLLVAVEAYQNRNNR from the coding sequence ATGAAAAAAATAGTGATAATATTGTTAGCTCTACAACTTTTTATAGGTCCTAACGTAGTACTTGCGGAAGGTTTAATAGAATCAGAAGCAATAATTGAGTCTTCTACAAGTAATGGTGTTAGTAGTGACGAGGTAGAAGTTGATATAGAACCAGTAGCTGACATAAAAGCAGAAGAGGTTGACCTATTGGAAAGTAAAAATGTTGAGATTTTGGAAGCACCAACAGCGGAAGAGCTTTTGGCATTTGCTGCATCTCAGCATTCATCCTCTGATAGAATACGAGAGTATATAAAAGGTTATCAACTTTTTCCTTCTGATAATCGGTTTGTCATAGGAATTAATGATAGTGTCATATCTTTATTAAGATGGGCCAGACAACAGCACCAAGATGGTCGATTTGATACAGCAATTGGTCGGTATGAATATATTTTAGAGGCCCCACAGTTAGAAGACCATTTGCGATTAGAAACTGAAGTTAGGCTGAAATTTGCTAAGCAATTGAAACAAGTGCCTACAGCTGATCGGATGAATATATTAGCACGTAATGAAGGTACATCTTCAGCTAGATTATCTTTTTATATTGAAGGCCATATTATTTATCCGACTGACAATCGTTTCGTAAATGGGATTAATTCGAATGCACGCTCACTTTTGAATTGGGCAAGTCAACAACATGTGAATGGACGATTTGATGTAGCAATCGGACGTTATGAGTTTATATTAGAAGCTCCTTCAGTTGTGACAAACATAAGAGAAGAAACAATTAATAGATTAAGATATGCAGAAGAAGGCAAATATCCACCTGAACTCTTGTATGAAGCAGCTATGAGCCAGTCTACATCTTCAGCAAGATTGGAATTATTATTTGAAGGTTATCAAATGTTTCCACAAGATAAACGATTTGAACAAGGAATTCATACGAATGTCCGTTCATTATTAAACTGGACGATAAGACAACATGGTGATAGTAAATTTGAAGTAGCTGTAGGTAGATATGAATATATTCTCTCATCACCCGTATTAGAAGAAGGAATAAGAATAGAAGTTGATACAAGATTAAAATATGCACTTGAAAACAAACTTATCCCTACAGCAAACCAATTAAATACAATGGCTAGGAATGAAACAACCTCTTCAGCTAGGTTAGCCATGTATATCGAAGGTCACCTACTGTACTCGAATGATAGTCGGTTTGTTAATGGAATTAACTCAAATGTTCGGTCTTTGTTAAATTGGGCTAGTCAACAACATATTGATGGTCGTTTTGAGGTAGCAATTGGTCGTTATGAGTTTATATTGGCGGCGCCATCAGTATGGAGAAGTCTTAGACAGGAAACAGAGCGGAATTTAAACTATGCAAAAAAAGAAAAGTACCCGCCAGATTTATTATATGATATTGCTATGAGTCAATCTGCTTCATCTGCAAGATTGGAATTATTAATTGAAGGCTACCATATGTACCCAGATGATAAAAGATTCGAACAAGGAATACTTACGAATATTCGGTCGTTGCTTAACTGGACAGTTAGACAACATGCAGATGGTCGTTATGATGTGGCAATCGGGCGTTATGAGTTCATTCTATCATCCCCTGTATTAGAAAAGGAAGTAAAAGAAGAAGTTGAAATCAGATTAAAATATGCTGGTTCAGGCAAAAGGATTCCGACTGCTAATCAATTTAATACTTTAGCTGCAAATGAAGTAACATCTTCGGGTAGATTATTACTATACGTCGAAGCCTATACTTTGTATCCTTCAGATCGTCGTTTTATAGAAGGGATTAACTCAAGTGCAAGCTCTCTATTAAGATGGGCAAGCCAACAGCATAATTTAGAGCGTTATGATACAGCAATTGGTAGGTATCAAGTAATACTACAATCTCCTCGTTTACGTAAAGAAATTGAGAGGGAAACACGAATTAAGCTTAGTTACGCAGAAGAAGGTAAGAAAATTCCAACAGCCTCTCAATTACTACAAAGAGCAAGTAATGAAACAACATCATCAGCTAGATTAGAGTTATATGGAGATGGTTATCTATTATATCCAGGTGATGAGAGCTTTCTCGAAGGGATTGCTGATAGTGCACGCAGTTTGTTAAAATGGACTGAATCTCGCCAGCGATTAGGGGAGTTTGATAGAGCCGTTGATAGGTACCTATTTATTGCTCAAACTCAAGGAGTGCCACGGGGTGTACAGAGTTTAGCTAATCATAGGTTACAGCAAGCTAAAAATGGAATTAGAACAGATAATGCAAAAAAAGTTGTCAATGCAAAAGTTCAAAACTATAGCTATGAACAGATGAGAAAAGATATTCAAAGTTTACAAGCAATGTATCCTTATTTAGTAGAAACCCGGGTAATCGGTAAGTCTCTAGATAATAGAAATATCTATGCTGTAAAATTAGGCCATGGTGAAACTGAAGTGTTCTTTAATGCTTCCAATCATGCTCGGGAGCATATGACAACAAATGTAGTCATGAAAATGATGGATGAATATGCATTTGCTTATAGTACCGCAAATTCATTTAATGGTTATGATGTAAGAAAAGTACTCGACCAGACAAGTATTTGGTTTGTACCGATGTGGAATCCAGATGGGGTAACATTAGTTCAACAAGGACCTCAAGCATTAAGTTCCAAACTAGCTCAAGAAGCAATAAGAATAAATGGAGGAAGCCGTAATTTTTCAGGTTGGAAAGCTAATGCAAGAGGGGTAGATCTTAACCGACAGTTTCCGGCTTTATGGAATACGATTACGGACAACCCAGGGAGACCAAGTCCAAGTCATTATAAAGGACCCAAGCCTCTAAGCGAACCTGAGGTAATTGCTGTATATAATTTTGTATTAAGTAGAGACTTTAAAACAGCAGTATCTTATCATTCTTCTGGTGAGGTTATTTACTCAAGACAACCAGGTCATGTGGCATTATTGGTATCTAGAAAAACAGGGTACCCAATCATAGATCTTACACGTAGTACAAGTGGTGGTGGATTTTCAGATTGGTTTGTATTATTTCACAAAAAACCGGGTATTACACCTGAAATTTCTCCATTTGTAGGACCAAGACCAGTACCTGTATCAAACTGGGACCGTGTTTGGCGACAAAATGATACAGTTGGTTTACTTGTTGCCGTAGAAGCATATCAAAATAGAAATAATAGGT